One segment of Clarias gariepinus isolate MV-2021 ecotype Netherlands chromosome 6, CGAR_prim_01v2, whole genome shotgun sequence DNA contains the following:
- the cygb2 gene encoding cytoglobin-2 → MEPERDMAEPERRERAEPLSAVERAIVQDTWGRVYENCEDVGVAVLIRFFVNFPSAKQYFTQFQDLEDPEEMERSSQLRKHACRVMNAINTVVENIHDPEKVSSVLDLVGKAHAVKHKVEPMYFKILSGVILEVLSEDLGECFTDEVQVAWTKLMALLYWHITGAYQEVGWVKLSSSAV, encoded by the exons ATGGAGCCGGAGCGCGACATGGCCGAGCCGGAGCGGAGAGAGCGCGCCGAGCCCCTGAGTGCCGTGGAGCGCGCCATCGTCCAGGACACCTGGGGGCGAGTGTATGAGAACTGCGAAGACGTGGGCGTGGCCGTGCTCATCAG ATTCTTTGTGAACTTCCCATCTGCCAAGCAGTACTTCACTCAGTTTCAAGACCTGGAAGACCCTGAGGAGATGGAGAGGAGCTCCCAGCTGAGGAAGCATGCTTGTCGTGTCATGAACGCCATCAATACAGTGGTGGAAAACATCCACGATCCAGAGAAGGTCTCATCTGTGCTGGATCTGGTGGGCAAAGCCCATGCTGTCAAACATAAAGTGGAACCCATGTACTTTAAG ATACTAAGCGGCGTGATTCTCGAGGTTCTCTCTGAAGACTTGGGTGAATGTTTCACCGATGAGGTGCAGGTGGCCTGGACCAAACTGATGGCACTGCTCTACTGGCACATCACTGGAGCGTACCAAGAGGTGGGCTGGGTCAAGCTCTCCAGCTCAGCTGTCTGA